A genomic segment from uncultured Erythrobacter sp. encodes:
- the zapE gene encoding cell division protein ZapE: protein MSGLLARYDALIASGELRADPDQRAAAEKLAALQTALEAEAPAGGLLGKLFGKKPSPPRGLYIWGGVGRGKSMLMDLFVQTLAIPAKRRVHFHAFMLEVDRRIAEARKAQLKDPLIAVAARLSEEVRCLAFDEMVVNNTADAAIMGRFFTALMEAGTVIVTTSNRPPRDLYKDGLNRSLFLPFIDLVEREMDVLSLNGPTDYRLDRIGDLTTWHAPIGDSATAQVREAFFRLTDFEPEDAAHVPSGTLDLGGGRTLHVPKSLKGVGVFSFKKLCGENRGAADYLAVARSFHTVILVGIPRMGPENRNEAIRFTKLIDALYEHRVKLFVTAAAEPEALYQAGDGAFEFERTVSRLNEMQSDEYMALGHGADG from the coding sequence GTGAGCGGGCTGCTGGCCCGTTACGATGCGCTGATCGCCAGCGGCGAGCTTCGCGCAGACCCGGATCAGCGCGCAGCGGCGGAAAAGCTGGCCGCGCTCCAGACTGCGCTGGAGGCCGAGGCGCCAGCGGGCGGGCTGCTGGGTAAGCTGTTCGGCAAGAAGCCCTCACCCCCTCGCGGCCTCTACATCTGGGGCGGCGTGGGGCGCGGCAAGTCGATGCTGATGGACCTGTTCGTCCAGACGCTCGCCATTCCGGCCAAGCGGCGGGTGCACTTCCACGCCTTCATGCTCGAAGTCGACCGCCGCATCGCCGAGGCGCGCAAGGCGCAGTTGAAGGACCCGCTGATCGCGGTCGCCGCGCGCCTGTCCGAGGAAGTGCGCTGCCTCGCGTTCGACGAAATGGTGGTGAACAACACCGCTGATGCCGCGATCATGGGCCGGTTCTTCACAGCGCTGATGGAGGCGGGCACAGTGATCGTCACCACCAGCAACCGCCCGCCGCGCGATCTCTACAAGGACGGGCTCAACCGCTCGCTGTTCCTCCCCTTCATCGATCTGGTCGAGCGTGAGATGGACGTGCTGTCGCTGAACGGCCCGACCGATTACCGGCTCGACCGGATCGGCGACCTTACGACATGGCACGCGCCGATTGGTGATAGCGCCACAGCACAGGTGCGCGAGGCGTTCTTCCGCCTCACAGACTTTGAACCCGAGGACGCTGCCCATGTGCCCAGCGGCACGCTCGATCTGGGCGGGGGGCGCACGCTCCATGTGCCCAAAAGCCTCAAAGGCGTCGGCGTGTTCAGCTTCAAGAAGCTGTGCGGGGAGAACCGGGGCGCGGCGGACTATCTCGCTGTTGCTCGCAGCTTTCACACCGTGATTCTGGTCGGCATCCCACGCATGGGGCCGGAGAACCGCAACGAGGCGATCCGCTTCACCAAGCTGATCGACGCGCTCTACGAACACCGCGTGAAGCTGTTCGTGACCGCCGCTGCCGAGCCGGAAGCGCTGTATCAGGCAGGCGACGGAGCGTTCGAGTTCGAGCGGACGGTCAGCCGACTGAACGAGATGCAGAGCGATGAGTATATGGCGCTTGGCCACGGGGCGGACGGGTAA
- a CDS encoding PaaI family thioesterase, with protein sequence MATSEPINAPFDHHPLAPEECGGEAGWHSWNLVDRTRFNTAVLGDMRVRKEGDKCRLRMFPERRHTNLGDNIHGAVTLGLIDIALFAAMHINGSGEAGPSVTVELSTQFVGAGDPTRPLDAVSEIVRETGRMLFLRGFATQPRDDGSEEIIASYSGIVRKMRSRV encoded by the coding sequence ATGGCAACCAGCGAACCCATCAACGCGCCGTTCGATCACCACCCCCTCGCCCCCGAGGAGTGCGGCGGTGAGGCTGGCTGGCACAGCTGGAACCTGGTCGACCGGACGCGGTTCAACACCGCTGTTCTCGGCGATATGCGGGTGCGCAAGGAGGGCGACAAATGCCGCCTGCGGATGTTCCCCGAACGCCGCCACACCAATCTGGGTGACAACATCCACGGCGCGGTGACGCTGGGCTTGATCGACATCGCCCTGTTCGCAGCCATGCATATCAACGGCAGCGGTGAGGCGGGGCCTTCGGTCACGGTCGAACTCTCGACGCAATTCGTGGGTGCCGGCGATCCCACGCGTCCGCTCGACGCCGTCAGCGAGATCGTGCGCGAGACCGGGCGGATGCTGTTCCTGCGCGGCTTTGCGACTCAGCCCCGCGATGACGGGAGTGAGGAGATCATCGCCAGCTATTCAGGCATCGTGCGCAAGATGCGCTCGCGCGTGTGA
- a CDS encoding SDR family NAD(P)-dependent oxidoreductase → MDNVGQRAPSPPRIACVFGASGGIGRALCEALAVGGTEMIYAGTRAGQGPEGAGIRPFAFDLKDEASIAAAAEAMRAEPPELVIAATGVLTLADGTGPERTYKRLDPAAMAEVLALNTIGPALIAKHMLGIMPRGRAFTFAALSARVGSISDNRLGGWHSYRASKAALNMLLRNFALEMARTHPDSVIVGLHPGTVDSGLSQPFQSGLAEGQLTTPQDAATNLLRVLASLTPEDSGRVFDFCGAEVPA, encoded by the coding sequence ATGGATAATGTAGGACAGCGGGCGCCGAGCCCGCCAAGGATCGCGTGTGTTTTCGGCGCTTCGGGCGGGATCGGCCGCGCGCTGTGCGAAGCGCTGGCGGTTGGCGGGACCGAGATGATTTATGCCGGAACGCGGGCCGGGCAGGGGCCTGAGGGCGCGGGAATCCGGCCCTTCGCCTTCGATCTGAAGGACGAGGCCAGTATCGCCGCAGCCGCCGAAGCGATGCGCGCTGAGCCCCCCGAATTGGTGATCGCAGCAACCGGCGTGCTGACGTTGGCCGATGGCACCGGGCCGGAGCGGACCTACAAGCGCCTCGATCCCGCCGCGATGGCCGAGGTGCTGGCTTTGAATACCATCGGCCCGGCGCTGATCGCCAAGCATATGCTGGGGATCATGCCGCGCGGGCGGGCCTTCACCTTCGCGGCGCTTTCGGCGCGGGTCGGGTCGATTTCGGACAACCGGCTCGGCGGATGGCATTCCTACCGGGCGAGCAAAGCGGCGCTCAACATGCTGCTCAGGAATTTCGCGCTGGAAATGGCGCGCACCCATCCTGACAGCGTGATCGTCGGCCTGCATCCGGGAACGGTCGATAGCGGGTTGTCCCAGCCGTTTCAGTCGGGCCTTGCCGAGGGTCAGCTGACCACTCCGCAAGATGCCGCCACCAATCTGCTCCGCGTACTCGCCAGTCTGACGCCCGAAGATTCCGGCCGGGTGTTTGATTTCTGTGGGGCAGAAGTCCCCGCCTGA
- a CDS encoding TIGR03087 family PEP-CTERM/XrtA system glycosyltransferase, whose translation MDRARARVMGEILFLAHRVPFPPDRGDRIRSHHLLKALARLAPVHVGCFVEGPGESEAALAAMTASYCIAPRTKPLPLAGAEAVLAGKPVSLTAFHSRKLERWVRETIAARDIAAILVFSGQMGQYVPADFQGRVVIDLCDVDSAKFASYAAAGERVWLNTREARLLAVEEERLGGRADATLLITEAEAALYRSRLAAPGEVNVQVIGNGIDAAFFDPAAVLPHPVIADLPGPHFVFTGQMDYRPNEQAALWVIEALMPKLRARFPQAMFHVVGRNPTGKLMAHHGTPGVQVWGEVPDVRPFIAAADAVLAPLLIARGVQNKVLEAMAMAKPVVLTPDAATGIAATDGEDWLVCPPDPATICARIAALLRDPEAPARIGAAARRFVLDHHGWDAMLAPLAGLIGMADEGQRHAA comes from the coding sequence GTGGATCGCGCGCGGGCTCGCGTGATGGGCGAGATCCTGTTTCTCGCCCACCGGGTGCCATTCCCGCCCGACCGGGGCGACCGTATCCGCTCGCATCACTTGCTGAAGGCGCTGGCGCGGCTCGCCCCGGTTCACGTCGGGTGCTTTGTCGAAGGGCCGGGCGAGAGCGAGGCGGCGCTCGCCGCCATGACCGCCAGTTATTGCATCGCGCCGCGCACCAAGCCGCTACCGCTCGCCGGAGCAGAGGCGGTTCTGGCAGGCAAGCCCGTGAGCCTGACCGCATTCCATTCGCGCAAGCTGGAACGCTGGGTGCGCGAGACCATCGCGGCGCGGGATATTGCGGCCATCCTCGTGTTCTCCGGCCAGATGGGGCAATATGTCCCGGCGGATTTCCAGGGCCGCGTGGTGATCGACCTGTGCGATGTCGATAGCGCCAAGTTTGCAAGCTACGCCGCAGCGGGTGAGCGCGTCTGGCTCAACACGCGTGAGGCGCGGTTGCTGGCGGTGGAGGAAGAACGGCTTGGCGGCCGCGCCGATGCGACGCTTCTGATAACCGAGGCCGAGGCCGCGCTCTATCGCAGCCGATTGGCCGCGCCCGGCGAAGTAAATGTGCAGGTGATCGGCAACGGGATCGACGCCGCGTTCTTCGACCCTGCCGCCGTGCTCCCGCATCCGGTGATCGCAGACCTGCCGGGGCCGCATTTCGTCTTCACCGGCCAGATGGACTACCGCCCCAACGAACAGGCCGCGCTCTGGGTGATTGAGGCGCTGATGCCGAAACTGCGCGCGCGTTTCCCGCAGGCGATGTTCCATGTCGTGGGGCGCAACCCTACGGGCAAGCTCATGGCCCACCACGGCACCCCCGGCGTGCAGGTGTGGGGCGAGGTGCCCGACGTGCGACCCTTCATCGCTGCCGCCGATGCCGTGCTTGCCCCGCTGTTGATTGCGCGGGGGGTGCAGAACAAGGTGCTCGAGGCGATGGCGATGGCCAAGCCCGTGGTGCTGACGCCCGATGCGGCAACCGGCATTGCCGCCACCGACGGTGAGGATTGGCTCGTCTGTCCGCCCGATCCTGCCACCATATGCGCCCGCATCGCAGCGCTGCTGCGTGATCCCGAGGCTCCTGCCCGGATCGGCGCGGCAGCGCGGCGGTTCGTGCTCGACCATCACGGTTGGGACGCGATGCTGGCTCCGCTCGCCGGATTGATCGGCATGGCGGACGAGGGGCAGCGCCATGCCGCCTGA
- a CDS encoding FemAB family XrtA/PEP-CTERM system-associated protein has protein sequence MNAPVKAGTSARALDFRDAQDVRRIEGFLAEAGASLFHRPAWLQAVETGSGQRAAGLVAERMGVVTGCLPLTEVRSALFGKALVSSGFGVGGGIIATSAEAAGVLAAAAQGHAMRGGFAGIELRGGAIPDGWETWSDKHCGFERALAVDDEAELLAIPRKARAEVRKGLSFGHRVTVGRSASDLTAHYACYSESVRNLGTPVFPKGLFAAMLEAFPDSSDILTVWHGDTPLASVLSFYHNGAVLPFWGGGALAARAARANEVMYYELMLHARRQGMTRFDFGRSKTGSGPFAFKKNWGFAPDPLTYGAWTAPGQPPRNIDPTDASYSRKIELWKKLPLPIANTLGPWIARGLA, from the coding sequence ATGAACGCCCCGGTGAAAGCCGGAACGAGTGCGCGCGCCCTTGATTTCCGCGACGCACAGGATGTGCGCCGTATCGAAGGCTTCCTCGCCGAAGCGGGCGCGAGCCTGTTTCACCGCCCGGCATGGCTGCAAGCGGTCGAAACTGGCAGCGGCCAACGCGCGGCCGGACTGGTGGCGGAACGGATGGGCGTGGTAACGGGCTGTCTGCCGCTGACCGAAGTGCGCTCAGCTCTGTTCGGCAAGGCGCTGGTATCGAGCGGGTTCGGCGTAGGCGGCGGGATCATCGCAACAAGCGCCGAAGCTGCGGGCGTACTTGCGGCTGCGGCACAGGGTCACGCGATGCGCGGCGGCTTTGCCGGGATAGAACTGCGGGGCGGGGCTATCCCTGACGGCTGGGAAACGTGGTCAGATAAGCATTGCGGTTTCGAACGCGCGCTTGCGGTGGATGACGAAGCGGAACTGCTCGCCATTCCGCGCAAGGCCCGCGCTGAAGTGCGCAAGGGGCTGAGCTTTGGCCACCGTGTCACGGTGGGGCGAAGTGCGTCTGACCTGACGGCGCATTACGCCTGCTACAGTGAAAGCGTGCGCAATCTCGGCACCCCGGTGTTTCCGAAGGGCCTGTTCGCAGCGATGCTGGAGGCGTTTCCGGACAGCAGCGACATCCTGACCGTGTGGCACGGCGATACCCCCCTCGCGAGCGTGCTCAGCTTCTACCACAATGGCGCTGTGCTGCCCTTCTGGGGCGGCGGCGCACTCGCTGCTCGGGCTGCCCGCGCCAACGAGGTGATGTATTACGAGTTGATGCTTCACGCCCGCCGGCAGGGGATGACCCGGTTCGATTTCGGGCGCTCCAAGACGGGCAGCGGGCCGTTTGCCTTCAAGAAGAACTGGGGCTTTGCGCCTGATCCGCTGACCTACGGCGCATGGACCGCGCCCGGTCAGCCACCCCGTAATATCGACCCGACCGATGCCAGTTATTCCCGCAAGATCGAGCTCTGGAAGAAACTGCCGCTCCCCATCGCCAACACGCTAGGGCCGTGGATCGCGCGCGGGCTCGCGTGA
- a CDS encoding succinate dehydrogenase iron-sulfur subunit, whose protein sequence is MATFTLPKNSKINAAGKVHKASGGRVKAFKVYRYDPDSGQNPRYDKFEINLDECGPMVLDALFKIKNEIDPTLTFRRSCREGICGSCSMNMNGKNGLACTTAIEDLKGEIRITPLPHMDVIKDLVPDFTHFYAQYASIRPWLQTVTPTPSGKERLQSPEQREQLDGLYECILCACCSTSCPSYWWNSDKFLGPAILLQAYRWLADSRDEMTGERLDDLEDPFRLYRCHTIMNCANVCPKGLSPAKAIAETKKMMAERAI, encoded by the coding sequence ATGGCGACCTTCACTCTCCCCAAGAATTCCAAGATCAATGCCGCTGGCAAGGTGCACAAGGCATCGGGCGGGCGCGTGAAGGCGTTCAAGGTCTATCGCTATGATCCCGACTCCGGCCAGAACCCGCGCTACGACAAGTTCGAGATCAACCTCGACGAATGCGGGCCGATGGTGCTGGACGCGCTGTTCAAGATCAAGAACGAGATCGACCCCACCCTGACCTTCCGCCGCTCGTGCCGCGAAGGGATCTGCGGGTCGTGTTCGATGAACATGAACGGCAAGAATGGCCTCGCCTGCACCACCGCGATCGAGGATCTGAAGGGCGAGATCCGCATCACGCCGCTGCCGCACATGGACGTGATCAAGGACCTGGTGCCGGACTTCACGCACTTCTACGCGCAATACGCCTCGATCCGTCCGTGGCTCCAAACCGTCACCCCGACGCCGAGCGGCAAGGAGCGGCTGCAATCGCCCGAACAGCGCGAGCAGCTGGATGGGCTCTACGAGTGCATCCTGTGCGCCTGCTGCTCGACCTCGTGCCCGAGCTACTGGTGGAATTCTGACAAGTTCCTTGGTCCTGCGATCCTGCTTCAGGCCTATCGCTGGCTGGCGGATAGCCGCGACGAGATGACCGGCGAGCGGCTGGATGATCTGGAAGACCCCTTCCGCCTCTACCGCTGCCACACCATCATGAACTGCGCGAATGTGTGCCCCAAGGGCCTCAGCCCCGCCAAGGCGATCGCCGAAACCAAGAAGATGATGGCAGAGCGCGCGATCTGA
- the xrtA gene encoding exosortase A: protein MESLPVAWRGPLGALALAAAVLIAVTAQSWGAMLHQWWNIDTYNHLLLVPFITAWLVGLKEEELAAVTPQPFWPGLISVAAALSLWWVGETRGINFIAQVGAVAALQAAVITVLGLRVSLLLALPLAFASFLVPFGDEIIPPLQTVTAEIAIALTHLSGVPARIEGIHIHTPAGLFIVAEACSGVKFLVAMVTLAVLVCFTRFERWSRRAAFLAACIIVPILANGVRAWATIYVAQFIGAEQATGFDHIVYGWIFFAIVLAALLGGAWRFFEREPEAYGWSTAAIADWSLIARAETLRFAPTSAGLAIIALAAIAALAALL from the coding sequence TTGGAAAGCCTTCCGGTTGCATGGCGCGGCCCGCTTGGCGCGCTGGCATTAGCGGCGGCGGTGTTGATCGCGGTGACAGCGCAAAGCTGGGGCGCGATGCTGCACCAGTGGTGGAATATCGACACCTATAATCACCTGCTGCTGGTTCCTTTCATCACCGCTTGGCTGGTGGGGCTGAAGGAGGAAGAACTCGCCGCGGTCACGCCGCAGCCATTCTGGCCGGGCCTTATCAGCGTCGCAGCGGCGCTGAGCTTGTGGTGGGTTGGCGAGACACGCGGCATCAACTTTATCGCGCAAGTGGGCGCGGTGGCCGCGTTGCAAGCGGCGGTTATCACTGTGCTCGGCCTGCGGGTCAGCCTGCTGCTCGCCCTGCCGCTGGCCTTTGCGAGCTTTCTCGTGCCCTTCGGCGACGAGATCATCCCGCCGCTACAAACCGTGACCGCCGAGATCGCTATTGCGCTCACTCACCTGAGCGGCGTGCCCGCGCGCATTGAGGGCATCCACATCCACACCCCCGCCGGCCTGTTCATTGTCGCCGAGGCGTGCTCCGGGGTGAAATTCCTCGTCGCGATGGTGACGCTCGCCGTGCTGGTATGCTTCACCCGCTTTGAGCGTTGGAGCCGCCGCGCGGCCTTCCTCGCCGCCTGCATCATCGTCCCGATCCTTGCGAACGGCGTGCGCGCCTGGGCGACGATCTATGTCGCGCAGTTTATCGGGGCCGAGCAGGCCACTGGCTTCGACCATATCGTCTATGGCTGGATTTTCTTCGCCATCGTGCTCGCCGCTTTGCTCGGCGGAGCATGGCGCTTCTTCGAGCGGGAGCCTGAAGCCTATGGCTGGTCCACCGCCGCGATTGCCGACTGGTCGCTGATCGCCCGCGCCGAGACCTTGCGCTTTGCGCCCACCAGCGCCGGGCTCGCGATCATTGCCCTGGCGGCGATTGCCGCGCTGGCTGCGCTGCTCTAG
- a CDS encoding XrtA/PEP-CTERM system amidotransferase, whose protein sequence is MCGIAGIFHAETPKPVDPSRVERMCDALAHRGPDGAGVWTDQGVGLGHRRLSIIDLAGSPQPMHTPDGRAVIVFNGEIYNFRELRRELEQAGFMFRTSGDTEVILAAWQRWGVDCLKRLDGMFAFALYDRDKRQLFLARDRFGVKPLFYAPLSDGSIAFASELKGLLAHPQLRRRINPQAIEAYMTWGYVPDTHSILAGVEKLPAGHFWLLEQGRAPGRPQRWWDIDFTQRERGSEADLSAQLVHLLREGVRSRMVSDVPLGAFLSGGVDSSGVVALMSEASSQPVQTCSIGFDVAAYDETSYARQVAAKFGADHAERIVATDDFSAIDQLAAMFDEPFADASALPTWRVCQLARERVTVALSGDGADEAFGGYRRQVFHHHEERARSILPASLRAPLFGTLGRAWPKADWAPRPLRAKATLLALAESGEEGYARGLSVTLPDARRALYSDSFTASLEGFRGEDELIALMRAAPGRSGLDRAQYADLMFWMPGDILTKVDRTSMAVSLEAREPLLDHRLVEFAARLPEGMRVKGSTGKYLLKKSLERYLPHDILYRPKQGFVTPIAEWLRGPLAGAARGIGASGGLAQTGFFDPQAIGAMAEAHIAGRADHSRTLWQLLMLEKSLTQLGVSS, encoded by the coding sequence ATGTGCGGGATTGCCGGGATCTTCCATGCCGAGACGCCCAAGCCGGTTGACCCGTCGCGGGTTGAGCGGATGTGCGACGCGCTGGCCCATCGCGGGCCTGATGGGGCAGGGGTGTGGACCGATCAGGGCGTGGGCCTCGGCCATCGCCGCCTGTCGATTATCGACCTCGCCGGTTCTCCGCAGCCGATGCACACGCCCGATGGTCGCGCGGTGATCGTCTTCAACGGCGAGATCTACAATTTCCGCGAATTGCGCCGCGAGCTGGAGCAGGCCGGGTTCATGTTCCGAACTTCGGGCGATACCGAGGTGATCCTTGCTGCGTGGCAGCGCTGGGGGGTGGACTGCCTCAAACGGCTCGACGGGATGTTCGCCTTCGCGCTGTATGACCGCGACAAGCGCCAGCTGTTCCTCGCGCGTGACCGGTTCGGGGTGAAACCGCTATTCTATGCGCCGCTGTCGGATGGCAGCATCGCCTTTGCTTCGGAGCTGAAGGGGCTGCTCGCGCATCCGCAGCTGCGCCGCCGGATCAATCCGCAGGCGATCGAGGCTTACATGACGTGGGGCTATGTCCCCGATACGCATTCAATTCTGGCCGGGGTGGAGAAGCTCCCAGCTGGGCATTTCTGGCTGCTGGAACAGGGCCGCGCGCCTGGCCGTCCGCAGCGGTGGTGGGACATTGACTTCACGCAGCGAGAGCGTGGGAGCGAGGCCGATCTCTCCGCACAGCTCGTCCACCTGCTGCGCGAAGGGGTGCGTTCGCGCATGGTGTCGGACGTGCCGCTGGGCGCGTTTCTCTCGGGCGGGGTGGATAGCTCCGGCGTGGTTGCGCTGATGAGCGAGGCTAGCAGCCAGCCGGTGCAGACCTGCTCAATTGGCTTCGATGTCGCCGCCTATGACGAGACCAGCTATGCCCGGCAGGTCGCCGCCAAGTTCGGCGCCGATCATGCCGAGCGGATTGTTGCCACCGACGATTTCAGCGCCATTGACCAACTTGCCGCGATGTTCGACGAGCCCTTCGCTGATGCCTCGGCTCTGCCGACATGGCGCGTCTGCCAGCTGGCGCGCGAGCGGGTGACGGTGGCGCTTTCGGGCGATGGCGCGGACGAAGCGTTTGGCGGATACCGCAGGCAGGTGTTCCACCACCACGAGGAACGCGCACGCTCCATCCTGCCCGCTAGCCTGCGCGCGCCCTTGTTTGGGACATTGGGCCGGGCATGGCCCAAAGCCGACTGGGCCCCGCGCCCCCTGCGCGCCAAGGCAACCCTGCTGGCCCTCGCCGAGAGCGGTGAGGAAGGTTACGCGCGCGGGCTTTCCGTTACGCTGCCGGATGCGCGCCGTGCGCTCTATTCGGACAGCTTCACCGCCAGCCTCGAAGGCTTCCGCGGCGAGGATGAGCTGATCGCCCTGATGCGCGCCGCGCCGGGCCGCTCAGGCCTCGACCGCGCGCAATATGCTGATCTGATGTTCTGGATGCCGGGCGATATCCTCACCAAGGTCGACCGCACCAGCATGGCGGTGAGCCTCGAAGCGCGCGAGCCGCTGCTGGATCACCGCTTGGTGGAGTTTGCCGCGAGGCTGCCAGAAGGGATGCGGGTCAAGGGTAGCACTGGCAAATACCTGCTCAAGAAGTCGCTCGAACGCTATCTGCCGCATGATATTCTCTACCGCCCCAAGCAGGGCTTCGTGACCCCGATTGCAGAATGGCTGCGCGGGCCGCTCGCGGGCGCGGCGCGGGGGATCGGGGCGAGCGGCGGTCTGGCGCAGACCGGGTTCTTCGACCCGCAGGCGATTGGTGCGATGGCCGAGGCACATATCGCGGGACGCGCGGACCATTCGCGCACGCTGTGGCAATTGCTGATGCTGGAGAAGTCGCTGACGCAGTTGGGGGTGAGCAGTTAG
- a CDS encoding class I SAM-dependent methyltransferase, producing the protein MGITSWYEANVMPRLITCACSQGQVMKRRSAVVPLARGDVFELGCGGGINHAFYDPKAITSYAGIDPHEGLLDGARAAARAKGWVADLRQGWGEAIPFDDASFDCVVCTFTLCSVSDPAQVMRELRRILRPGGQALFLEHGRAPDSDVRRWQERIEPVWKRLAGGCHLTRPIAGALTGAGFAVETLGEGYTPKAPRFAGWMEWGIARKPQ; encoded by the coding sequence ATGGGGATCACCAGCTGGTACGAGGCGAACGTCATGCCGCGCCTGATCACTTGCGCCTGTTCGCAAGGGCAGGTGATGAAGCGGCGCTCTGCCGTGGTGCCACTGGCGCGCGGAGATGTGTTCGAGCTGGGCTGTGGCGGCGGGATCAATCACGCGTTCTACGATCCCAAAGCGATCACCTCCTATGCCGGGATCGACCCGCATGAGGGCTTGCTCGATGGCGCGCGGGCGGCGGCGCGGGCCAAGGGCTGGGTGGCCGATCTCAGGCAAGGGTGGGGCGAGGCGATCCCCTTCGATGACGCCAGCTTCGACTGCGTGGTCTGCACCTTTACGCTCTGCTCGGTGAGCGATCCGGCCCAGGTGATGCGCGAGCTGCGCCGCATCCTGCGTCCCGGCGGGCAAGCGCTGTTCCTCGAACATGGCCGCGCGCCCGATAGCGATGTGCGGCGCTGGCAGGAGCGGATCGAACCGGTCTGGAAGCGCCTCGCGGGCGGTTGCCACCTGACCCGGCCGATTGCGGGCGCGCTTACAGGCGCAGGCTTTGCGGTCGAGACTTTGGGTGAAGGCTACACCCCCAAGGCCCCGCGCTTTGCGGGATGGATGGAGTGGGGCATCGCCCGCAAGCCGCAATAG